The following proteins are encoded in a genomic region of Opitutus sp.:
- a CDS encoding M23 family metallopeptidase, protein MWAAEPKLELAWPTPNTAYAEGKPIDAYVQATASGEPASGLFGCARSGGHQFHEGIDLKPIKRDARGESSDEIFAAMPGVVRHINVRAGESNYGRYIAIEHAEVQPPVYSLYAHLSAVLPGLKVGNAVKSGQVIATMGRTSGGSTIPRERAHLHFEIGLLATRQFQSWYSWKNFGSRNEQGLYNGMNLLGLDPIDFYTQFRSGRVTGFVDYFAQLPAVARVRVATSLVPDLVQRYPQLLTSEVPAAGVAGWEIKLSATGLPFSWKPLSATDVLGCRANEVRVSEVDAEALRRCRCKSIAVLKRGQYVPGSDLTTILQLVLGLR, encoded by the coding sequence CTGTGGGCCGCGGAACCGAAGCTGGAGTTGGCGTGGCCGACTCCGAACACGGCCTACGCTGAGGGCAAACCGATCGACGCCTATGTGCAAGCCACCGCCTCGGGCGAACCGGCCTCTGGACTTTTTGGCTGCGCCCGCAGCGGCGGCCATCAGTTCCATGAGGGCATCGATTTAAAGCCGATCAAGCGTGATGCCCGCGGCGAGTCCAGCGATGAAATCTTTGCCGCTATGCCTGGCGTGGTGCGCCACATCAACGTCCGCGCCGGGGAGAGTAATTATGGCCGCTACATCGCCATCGAGCATGCCGAGGTGCAGCCACCGGTTTATAGCCTCTACGCCCATTTAAGCGCCGTTCTGCCGGGCTTAAAAGTGGGGAACGCCGTTAAGTCAGGCCAGGTCATCGCCACCATGGGGCGTACTTCTGGAGGCAGTACAATTCCGCGGGAACGCGCCCACCTCCATTTTGAGATCGGCCTGTTGGCCACACGCCAATTTCAGTCGTGGTACAGCTGGAAAAATTTCGGCAGTCGCAATGAACAGGGGCTTTACAATGGGATGAATTTGCTGGGGCTCGACCCCATCGACTTTTACACCCAGTTCCGCTCCGGGCGCGTCACCGGCTTCGTTGATTATTTCGCACAACTCCCGGCGGTCGCCCGGGTGCGAGTCGCTACCTCGCTGGTGCCTGACCTGGTGCAACGCTATCCCCAGTTGCTCACCTCCGAGGTGCCGGCTGCTGGCGTCGCCGGCTGGGAGATCAAGCTGAGTGCCACCGGCCTGCCATTTTCGTGGAAGCCACTCTCAGCTACTGACGTTCTTGGCTGCCGAGCCAATGAGGTGAGGGTATCCGAGGTCGATGCTGAGGCTCTGCGGCGTTGCCGTTGCAAGTCCATCGCTGTTCTCAAGCGCGGGCAATACGTGCCGGGAAGTGATTTGACGACGATCCTTCAGCTGGTTCTTGGCTTACGTTAA
- the ltrA gene encoding group II intron reverse transcriptase/maturase, with product MSSVTETTDESSRYLNGEACKDRKRQSRKDVGPKSLISDQHVGGVSGGGGVGKVVRLSGETCGGGASCDASTTGTSAAKPRKAGRAVAGVGDLHSSDDLADIKTAGERREGTCSHASQSGKGPDDGWGDELWIKTSPKVRKLQRVLYRKAKAEPHWRFYSLYGELYRQDILSDALDQVIANDGVPGVDGFEVETLAKNEAYRAAWLLALAEEMRTKTYRPSPVLRVYIWKDQARTKRRALGIPTVKDRVVQSAAVIVLQPILEADFHDHSYAYRPKRRTHQAMDKVKEAMLSGKVEVVDADLSSYFDMIPHRELLQLVAKRVSDGSVLRLIKTWLRAPIVEEDRDTGCRKVLPNRCGTPQGGVISPLLANLYLNDLDHAVNEKCEQKPTMVRYADDLLILCKPGQGAGLQTRLKRWLEARKLKLNEEKTRLVDTRKEGFEFLGFSVAWRQGMKSKRRYPHVEPSAKSLAKLRDKVRMELDVRTRNQPAVAVVRKVNQITRGWATAFHYGNSTHVFSNQQAFVRNRLRRWLWRKYSRTHGLFEFFTDDRLHGQYKLWHWPLTAAWKQ from the coding sequence ATGAGCTCCGTTACCGAAACAACCGACGAGTCCAGCCGCTACCTGAACGGTGAAGCCTGCAAGGATCGGAAAAGGCAGTCTCGCAAAGACGTAGGACCTAAATCGTTGATTTCCGATCAACACGTCGGCGGAGTCAGCGGGGGCGGCGGGGTGGGAAAGGTCGTTAGGTTAAGTGGTGAGACCTGCGGCGGTGGGGCGTCTTGCGATGCCTCAACCACCGGCACAAGCGCGGCAAAACCTCGTAAGGCCGGACGGGCCGTGGCAGGAGTCGGAGACCTCCATAGTAGTGATGATCTAGCGGACATTAAAACCGCCGGGGAGCGAAGGGAGGGCACTTGTTCCCACGCATCACAGAGCGGCAAAGGACCCGACGATGGCTGGGGTGATGAACTCTGGATAAAAACGTCACCGAAGGTTCGGAAGCTGCAACGTGTGCTATATCGGAAAGCAAAAGCGGAGCCGCATTGGCGGTTCTATAGTTTGTATGGAGAGCTGTATCGGCAGGACATTCTGTCGGATGCGCTCGATCAGGTGATCGCCAATGACGGCGTGCCGGGAGTGGACGGGTTCGAGGTGGAAACGCTCGCAAAGAACGAAGCCTATCGGGCGGCATGGCTGCTTGCGCTGGCGGAGGAAATGCGAACGAAAACCTACCGACCCAGTCCGGTCCTGCGCGTCTATATATGGAAGGATCAGGCCAGGACCAAACGTCGTGCGCTGGGCATCCCTACGGTGAAAGACCGGGTGGTGCAAAGCGCGGCGGTGATCGTGTTGCAGCCAATCCTAGAGGCGGACTTCCATGACCATTCCTACGCCTACCGGCCGAAACGTCGGACCCATCAGGCGATGGATAAGGTCAAGGAAGCCATGCTGAGCGGAAAGGTGGAGGTGGTGGACGCGGATTTATCGAGCTACTTCGATATGATCCCGCACCGCGAACTCCTGCAATTGGTGGCCAAACGGGTGAGCGATGGGAGCGTGTTGCGTTTAATAAAAACGTGGCTGCGCGCACCCATCGTGGAAGAGGACCGGGATACGGGGTGCCGCAAGGTGCTCCCGAACCGGTGTGGCACGCCGCAAGGCGGAGTCATCTCGCCACTACTGGCGAACCTCTACCTCAACGACCTCGATCATGCGGTGAATGAGAAGTGCGAACAAAAGCCGACGATGGTGCGTTACGCCGACGACCTCCTGATCCTGTGCAAACCGGGTCAAGGGGCGGGGCTGCAAACGCGACTGAAACGGTGGCTGGAGGCACGTAAGTTAAAGCTCAACGAAGAGAAAACCCGACTGGTGGATACACGAAAGGAAGGCTTTGAGTTCCTCGGTTTTTCCGTCGCATGGCGGCAAGGCATGAAGAGCAAACGAAGATATCCGCACGTGGAACCCAGTGCGAAAAGTCTGGCCAAGTTACGCGACAAAGTGCGGATGGAGCTAGATGTGCGAACGCGCAACCAACCGGCGGTGGCGGTGGTCCGCAAGGTCAACCAAATCACTCGCGGTTGGGCGACGGCGTTTCATTACGGCAACAGCACGCACGTGTTTAGTAACCAGCAGGCTTTTGTGCGCAACCGGTTGCGGCGGTGGCTGTGGCGAAAGTATAGCCGCACCCACGGACTCTTCGAGTTCTTCACCGACGACCGTTTGCATGGTCAATACAAACTATGGCACTGGCCGCTTACGGCGGCTTGGAAGCAATGA
- a CDS encoding amidophosphoribosyltransferase codes for MSDKITHECGIAMVRLLKPLSYYQEKYGTPLWGFTKLFLLMEKQHNRGQDGAGVACVKSDIAPGEPYMFRDRCVKTNPLDKIFKTLLGQYNEKVATGEIHPEFAETVKKHFDFGGELLMGHLRYGTSGGYNISSCHPYFRRSPWPTRNLALCGNFNMTNTEELNRSLIAMGQHPIFATDTQAMLEKIGFFLDEEHEELFRKLRGEGLTPEATSQRISDELDLARVITRASQKWDGGYTLCGLIGNGDAFVARDPSGIRPCWYFQNDEVIAFASERAPLMTVFDLTLDQPKEVNPGHVVVLKRNGHVSSSPFTAPLPRTSCSFERIYFSRGNDIEIYQERKLLGGRLADQVLKAVGYDWENTVFSFVPNTAEVAYYGLMHALREKRRDEVKKAVLAASAAGELTDALLDDLILRNWPRGEKVVSKDIKIRTFIGQEGMRNQLASHVYDITYGSIKPGDHLVCVDDSIVRGTTLRRSILRILSRLNPKKIVIVSTAPQIRFPDCYGIDMSELGKFVAFEATVTLLKERGQSHLLQEVYELCREAVAKGECVNHVRKIYEPFTPEEISAKITELVRPKNIEWQGEFEIIYQTIENLHAAVPNHTGDWYFTGKYPTPGGFRVVNQAYLNYFEKGEGRSY; via the coding sequence ATGAGCGACAAGATCACCCACGAATGCGGTATCGCGATGGTTCGGCTGCTTAAGCCGCTGTCCTATTACCAAGAGAAATACGGCACGCCGCTTTGGGGCTTCACCAAGCTTTTTCTGCTCATGGAAAAGCAGCACAATCGCGGCCAGGATGGCGCGGGTGTGGCCTGTGTGAAAAGCGACATCGCCCCGGGCGAGCCGTACATGTTCCGCGATCGGTGCGTGAAGACCAATCCGCTCGACAAGATATTCAAAACCTTGCTCGGCCAGTACAACGAGAAGGTTGCCACCGGCGAGATTCACCCTGAGTTCGCCGAAACGGTCAAAAAGCACTTCGACTTCGGCGGCGAGTTGCTCATGGGCCACCTGCGCTACGGCACCAGCGGGGGGTACAACATCTCCTCCTGCCACCCTTATTTCCGTCGTTCGCCTTGGCCCACGCGTAATCTCGCGTTGTGCGGTAATTTTAACATGACGAATACCGAGGAGCTTAACCGCTCGCTCATCGCCATGGGCCAACACCCGATCTTCGCCACCGACACCCAGGCGATGCTCGAAAAAATCGGCTTCTTCCTGGACGAGGAGCACGAGGAGCTGTTCCGCAAGTTGCGCGGCGAGGGCCTCACGCCTGAAGCCACCTCCCAGCGCATCAGCGACGAACTCGACCTCGCCCGCGTCATTACCCGCGCCTCGCAAAAATGGGACGGCGGATACACACTCTGCGGCCTGATCGGTAACGGCGACGCCTTCGTCGCCCGCGATCCTTCTGGCATCCGCCCTTGCTGGTATTTCCAGAACGACGAGGTCATCGCTTTTGCCTCCGAGCGCGCTCCGCTCATGACCGTGTTCGACCTCACCCTCGACCAGCCCAAGGAGGTCAATCCCGGTCATGTCGTGGTGCTGAAACGCAACGGCCACGTGAGCAGTTCGCCCTTCACCGCGCCGCTCCCGCGCACCTCGTGCTCGTTCGAGCGCATCTATTTCTCGCGCGGTAACGACATCGAAATCTACCAGGAGCGTAAACTCCTCGGTGGTCGCCTCGCTGATCAGGTTCTCAAAGCTGTCGGCTACGACTGGGAAAATACCGTTTTTAGCTTCGTGCCGAACACCGCCGAGGTCGCCTACTACGGCCTTATGCACGCGCTGCGTGAAAAGCGGCGCGACGAGGTTAAGAAGGCTGTTCTTGCCGCCTCAGCGGCAGGAGAACTCACCGACGCACTGCTCGATGACCTTATCCTGCGCAACTGGCCGCGCGGTGAGAAGGTCGTCTCCAAGGACATCAAAATCCGCACCTTCATAGGTCAGGAAGGCATGCGTAACCAGCTCGCGAGCCACGTTTACGACATCACCTACGGATCGATCAAACCGGGCGACCACCTCGTCTGCGTGGACGACTCCATCGTGCGCGGCACCACCCTGCGACGCTCGATCTTACGCATCCTCTCCCGGCTCAACCCGAAGAAGATCGTGATCGTATCCACCGCGCCCCAAATCCGCTTCCCGGACTGCTACGGCATCGACATGTCGGAGCTCGGTAAGTTTGTCGCCTTCGAGGCGACCGTCACCCTGCTTAAAGAGCGCGGCCAGTCGCACCTCCTGCAAGAGGTTTACGAGCTTTGCCGCGAAGCCGTGGCCAAGGGCGAATGTGTGAACCACGTGCGCAAGATCTACGAACCGTTCACTCCGGAGGAAATTTCCGCCAAGATCACCGAGCTCGTCCGCCCCAAGAACATCGAGTGGCAAGGGGAATTCGAGATCATCTATCAGACGATCGAAAACCTTCACGCCGCTGTACCCAATCACACCGGCGATTGGTATTTCACCGGCAAATACCCGACGCCCGGCGGCTTCCGCGTGGTCAATCAGGCTTACTTGAACTACTTCGAAAAAGGCGAAGGTCGCAGCTACTGA
- a CDS encoding ammonium transporter — protein sequence MKTTLKTILCSLALAGASFTAYAQEAAPAPAVAAVAAATAPAVAPADAAFTAYVNNTDPGAALAGVAGPGHNGFMMICAALVLFMTLPGLALFYGGLVRKKNVLSVLAQCLAITGLVTIMWWAFGYSLVFGKSFNSAFLGGTEFLFLKGVTSAPNTDYAYWISQNVFSMYQMMFAIITPALIVGAIAERMKFTAIMLFVAIWMVVVYFPLAHMVWGVTGWMNGVWNGDAVIRAIDFAGGTVVHMSSGWSALVLCIILGPRLGFGKEKMTPHSMVLCMVGTGMLYVGWFGFNAGSALAADGVAANAFMTTMIAAAVAGFVWGMIELVFRGHASILGFCSGVVAGLVVITPAAGFVDSTGAVIIGVIAAIVPYIFCTKLKAVFGYDDALDTFGVHAVGGTIGALITGVLATSSVNGNLTDANAYAKKNGLAELVANGGLWLEQLKAIALTLVLSIVATIVIAYIVKAIVGLRPTTEVERQGLDINEHGEEGYVN from the coding sequence ATGAAGACCACACTTAAAACCATCCTTTGTTCGCTAGCCTTGGCTGGCGCATCGTTCACTGCCTACGCGCAGGAAGCCGCTCCGGCTCCCGCCGTGGCTGCCGTCGCTGCCGCGACTGCGCCTGCCGTTGCCCCGGCTGACGCCGCGTTTACCGCCTATGTGAATAACACCGATCCCGGTGCCGCCCTCGCGGGTGTCGCCGGTCCCGGTCACAACGGCTTCATGATGATCTGCGCCGCCTTGGTGCTGTTCATGACCTTGCCCGGCTTGGCGCTGTTCTACGGCGGTCTGGTCCGCAAGAAGAACGTCCTCTCGGTCTTGGCGCAGTGTTTGGCCATCACCGGCCTGGTCACCATCATGTGGTGGGCCTTCGGTTACTCGCTGGTGTTCGGCAAGAGCTTTAACAGCGCCTTCCTTGGCGGTACTGAGTTCTTGTTCCTCAAGGGCGTGACTTCTGCGCCCAACACCGATTACGCCTACTGGATCAGCCAGAACGTATTTTCGATGTACCAGATGATGTTCGCTATCATCACACCGGCCCTGATCGTCGGCGCGATTGCCGAGCGCATGAAGTTCACCGCCATTATGCTCTTCGTCGCCATCTGGATGGTGGTCGTTTACTTCCCCCTCGCTCACATGGTTTGGGGCGTAACCGGCTGGATGAATGGTGTCTGGAACGGTGACGCGGTTATCCGTGCGATCGACTTCGCTGGTGGCACCGTGGTGCACATGAGCTCCGGTTGGTCCGCCCTGGTGTTGTGCATCATCCTCGGGCCCCGCCTCGGTTTCGGTAAAGAAAAGATGACCCCTCACTCGATGGTTCTCTGTATGGTCGGTACCGGTATGCTCTATGTCGGCTGGTTCGGCTTCAACGCCGGTTCGGCCCTCGCTGCTGATGGTGTCGCCGCCAACGCCTTCATGACCACCATGATTGCTGCCGCCGTCGCCGGTTTCGTCTGGGGTATGATCGAGTTGGTGTTCCGTGGCCACGCTTCCATCCTTGGTTTCTGCTCGGGTGTTGTCGCCGGTCTCGTTGTGATCACCCCTGCTGCCGGTTTTGTTGACTCCACGGGTGCCGTCATCATCGGCGTGATCGCCGCGATCGTCCCCTATATCTTCTGCACCAAGCTCAAAGCTGTGTTCGGTTACGACGACGCCCTCGACACCTTCGGTGTGCACGCGGTCGGTGGTACCATCGGCGCGCTGATCACCGGTGTGCTCGCAACCTCCTCGGTCAATGGTAACCTCACGGATGCCAACGCTTACGCCAAGAAAAACGGTCTCGCTGAATTGGTTGCCAATGGCGGCCTCTGGCTCGAACAGCTCAAGGCCATCGCCCTGACCCTGGTCTTGTCCATCGTCGCCACCATCGTCATCGCCTACATCGTCAAGGCCATCGTCGGCCTACGTCCGACCACCGAGGTTGAGCGTCAGGGGCTCGACATCAATGAACATGGCGAAGAAGGTTACGTGAACTAA
- a CDS encoding P-II family nitrogen regulator has translation MKLIISIIKPFKLEEVKDALSAIGIEGMTVTEVKGFGRQKGHTEIYRGSEYTVDFLPKVKIEIVVTDDLVTKAIDAIVKAAKTGKIGDGKVFVLPIEEAVRIRTDERGDTAV, from the coding sequence ATGAAACTCATCATCTCCATCATCAAGCCCTTCAAATTGGAGGAAGTTAAAGACGCCCTCTCCGCGATCGGTATCGAAGGTATGACCGTCACTGAGGTCAAAGGCTTCGGCCGCCAGAAAGGCCACACCGAGATCTACCGTGGGTCCGAATACACCGTGGACTTCTTGCCCAAGGTGAAGATCGAGATCGTCGTCACCGACGACCTCGTCACCAAGGCGATCGACGCGATCGTCAAGGCCGCCAAAACCGGCAAAATTGGTGACGGCAAAGTGTTCGTGCTCCCCATCGAGGAAGCCGTGCGCATCCGTACCGACGAGCGCGGCGACACCGCTGTCTAA
- a CDS encoding cell surface protein — MYHNRFNRAKRIALSISAALGLFILTGCNVGITNLTPSVLPENPSQIYTISTRITPKSINIISSSLAVRIIIDGQSFPMRPSDLGNKIYDFDYQLPAGRNEIAYYFLVNYKFEQQGVIRDREEFTEVIHSKIVGRYVLSLETNRGPVGARISILGRGFTAKDTVSFEGTTARTVFDSPNSISFFVPAVDAGRNYKVELISANGTSPIGTFRVDPTALTVSPSELSLTRGQTQSLTFTLPNPAPTGGLLLDVTTDAPESVIMPEVVVPAGSTSATINVTGGKPGSGTLFLKGFGSGEVTVPVSVK, encoded by the coding sequence ATGTATCACAACCGCTTTAACCGCGCTAAACGCATCGCCCTCTCGATTAGTGCCGCCCTCGGTCTTTTTATCCTGACCGGCTGTAACGTTGGCATCACCAACCTTACCCCAAGCGTACTCCCTGAAAACCCGTCGCAGATCTACACGATCTCCACGCGGATCACGCCTAAGTCGATCAACATCATCTCCAGCAGCTTGGCCGTACGCATCATCATTGACGGGCAAAGCTTTCCCATGCGCCCGAGTGACCTCGGCAACAAAATCTACGATTTCGACTACCAACTGCCGGCCGGTCGCAACGAGATCGCGTACTACTTCTTGGTTAACTACAAATTTGAACAACAAGGCGTGATCCGCGACCGCGAAGAGTTCACCGAGGTGATCCACTCCAAGATCGTCGGTCGTTACGTGCTCTCGCTCGAAACCAACCGCGGTCCAGTCGGCGCGCGTATCAGCATCCTCGGCCGCGGGTTCACCGCGAAGGACACCGTTTCATTCGAAGGCACCACAGCACGCACCGTTTTTGATTCGCCGAACTCGATCAGCTTCTTCGTCCCTGCGGTCGATGCCGGCCGCAATTACAAAGTCGAGTTGATCAGCGCCAATGGCACTTCGCCTATCGGCACCTTCCGGGTCGACCCCACCGCGCTCACCGTCAGCCCCAGCGAGCTCTCGCTCACCCGCGGCCAGACCCAGTCGCTGACCTTCACGCTGCCTAACCCAGCCCCAACCGGCGGTCTGTTGCTGGACGTCACCACCGACGCGCCCGAGAGCGTGATCATGCCCGAGGTCGTCGTCCCTGCCGGCAGCACCAGCGCAACGATCAATGTCACCGGTGGTAAACCCGGTTCAGGCACCCTCTTCTTGAAGGGTTTTGGCTCCGGCGAAGTGACCGTCCCGGTCTCCGTCAAGTAA
- a CDS encoding phosphoribosylformylglycinamidine cyclo-ligase, with protein MSLSYESSGVNYDQLDAFKRACQKAAKTTAPLLELHGYAEPANTRGESCYLMEADDHFLAHVEEGLGTKNLVADAVYAQTGKNFYREISIDTVATIVNDLVTCGALPISVAMHAAVGESSWFTDAKRMEALVEGWAEGCRQAGAVWGGGETPTLRGIVKEEAIVLAGSAIGKVSPKSQRIVGDVQDGDAIVFLASSGVQTNGLSLCRLIASKLPQGYQTPIGHGDPRTYGEALLAPSVIYVKFVNECQQAGIKLNYVSHVTGHGWRKLMRLDEPFVYEITNPGEEPALFKFLREAGPIDLREAYATFNQGIGFAAYVSQDNLESTLAAAKASGYKAWHAGTVKKQGERKAVTIPSLGIEFDGSTLQVR; from the coding sequence ATGTCGCTCTCCTACGAATCCTCCGGCGTTAACTACGACCAACTCGACGCCTTTAAGCGCGCCTGCCAAAAGGCGGCCAAGACCACCGCCCCGCTACTTGAGTTGCACGGCTACGCCGAGCCTGCCAACACCCGCGGCGAAAGCTGTTACCTGATGGAGGCCGACGACCATTTCCTCGCCCATGTCGAGGAGGGGCTCGGCACTAAAAACTTGGTGGCTGATGCCGTTTACGCCCAGACCGGCAAAAACTTTTACCGTGAAATCTCCATCGATACGGTCGCGACCATCGTCAACGACCTTGTGACTTGCGGTGCGTTGCCCATTTCGGTGGCCATGCACGCCGCAGTGGGCGAGTCGTCGTGGTTTACGGACGCCAAGCGTATGGAGGCGCTTGTGGAGGGCTGGGCCGAGGGCTGCCGCCAGGCAGGCGCGGTCTGGGGTGGGGGCGAGACGCCTACGTTGCGCGGAATCGTTAAAGAAGAGGCCATCGTGCTCGCTGGTTCGGCCATCGGTAAAGTTTCCCCCAAGTCGCAGCGCATCGTCGGCGATGTGCAGGACGGCGATGCGATTGTGTTTCTGGCCTCCTCGGGTGTGCAAACCAACGGACTGTCGTTGTGCCGCCTCATCGCGTCGAAGTTGCCCCAAGGATACCAGACGCCCATTGGCCATGGCGACCCGCGCACCTACGGCGAAGCGCTGTTGGCGCCGTCGGTTATCTACGTTAAATTCGTCAACGAGTGCCAGCAGGCGGGCATCAAGTTGAACTACGTTTCCCATGTGACCGGCCACGGCTGGCGCAAACTGATGCGTCTCGACGAACCCTTCGTTTACGAAATCACCAATCCCGGTGAAGAGCCCGCCTTGTTTAAGTTTTTACGTGAAGCCGGGCCGATCGATCTTCGCGAGGCCTACGCCACGTTTAATCAAGGCATCGGTTTTGCTGCGTACGTTTCGCAAGACAACCTTGAGTCGACCCTGGCTGCAGCCAAAGCCTCGGGCTACAAAGCGTGGCACGCCGGCACGGTTAAGAAACAGGGTGAGCGCAAAGCTGTAACGATTCCCTCCCTCGGCATCGAATTCGACGGGAGCACCCTGCAGGTGCGCTGA
- a CDS encoding P-II family nitrogen regulator — translation MKLIISIIKPFKLEEVKEALSSIGIEGMTVTEVKGFGRQKGHTEIYRGSEYTVDFLPKVKIEIVVTDDMVTKTIEAVVKAAKTGKIGDGKVFVLPIEEAVRIRTDERGDAAV, via the coding sequence ATGAAACTCATCATCTCCATCATCAAGCCCTTCAAGCTTGAGGAAGTTAAGGAAGCTCTCTCCTCGATTGGTATCGAGGGCATGACCGTCACCGAGGTCAAAGGCTTCGGCCGCCAGAAGGGCCACACCGAGATCTATCGCGGTTCCGAGTACACCGTGGATTTCCTGCCCAAGGTGAAGATCGAGATCGTGGTGACCGACGACATGGTGACCAAAACCATCGAAGCGGTCGTCAAGGCCGCCAAGACCGGCAAGATCGGCGACGGTAAAGTGTTCGTTCTGCCCATCGAAGAAGCGGTGCGCATCCGCACCGACGAGCGCGGCGACGCTGCAGTTTGA
- a CDS encoding chromosome partitioning protein ParA: MKKRYLAIILVLLLSIGGIFAFRHYKQKAALERAELQLAADRADADRRQREATAAQAEAARLAEEKARKEAEVLAAAEQERQRAIERATAARLAAEAEQAEAAAARAKAAAAEAELLANNRRAAELRAAEAAAAEAARQSALAKIAAAELEQKLAAEREAARLAALKAQSEREAALALIKPDLIKRAILPSDYKRREHYYLQVDQLNSAATEAANAKNTAEGRK; this comes from the coding sequence ATGAAAAAAAGATATTTAGCCATAATCCTAGTCCTTTTACTCAGCATTGGCGGCATCTTCGCATTCCGCCACTACAAGCAAAAGGCCGCGCTCGAGCGGGCTGAGCTGCAACTCGCAGCGGATCGAGCCGATGCCGATCGACGCCAGCGGGAGGCAACAGCGGCGCAGGCGGAAGCCGCGCGGTTGGCAGAGGAAAAAGCCCGTAAGGAGGCCGAGGTGCTTGCCGCCGCCGAACAGGAGCGCCAAAGGGCGATCGAACGGGCCACTGCGGCACGCCTGGCAGCCGAGGCCGAACAGGCCGAAGCCGCCGCAGCGCGTGCAAAGGCGGCAGCGGCCGAGGCCGAACTTTTAGCCAATAATCGGCGCGCCGCCGAGTTGCGCGCCGCCGAAGCCGCCGCCGCCGAAGCCGCCCGCCAGAGCGCGTTAGCCAAAATCGCCGCCGCCGAACTGGAGCAAAAACTTGCAGCTGAGCGCGAGGCCGCCCGCCTGGCCGCCCTGAAGGCGCAGTCGGAACGCGAAGCGGCGCTCGCCCTCATCAAGCCCGATCTTATCAAGCGGGCCATCCTGCCATCCGACTACAAGCGCCGTGAGCATTACTACCTCCAAGTGGACCAGCTTAACTCGGCTGCCACCGAGGCAGCCAATGCAAAAAACACCGCCGAGGGGCGCAAGTAA
- the hemW gene encoding radical SAM family heme chaperone HemW encodes MSEINPLSVAGNQVGPLGLYVHVPFCSSTCDFCAFYQTAPTADGISRYMQGIDAEADLVEWGGRRVETVFWGGGTPGLLSPKDILTLGCIVRSRLNGGAAEWTVEMAPASVTQARLAALKEIGVTRISMGAQSFQPALLDGLGRQHTREQIFRAYERIREADFASVNIDLMFALPGQDEAAWLTDLGEALALAPDHLSTYCLTFEEDTKLWVKLSKGQVKLDVEHEARLYETTWERLEAAGYGQYEVSNFARSGHACLHNLNTWRMHEWVGLGPSAASQHAGVRGGNVADLAKWHAHLALRDRVTEDRVALTPSLLAEDALIFGVRMNAGVNLAELSRRFPSAPWSAVEFQINRLQEAGVAEVNGGHLRLTPRGRIIADAVGAEIMDAFADTATK; translated from the coding sequence ATGAGCGAAATAAATCCACTGTCCGTAGCTGGCAATCAGGTCGGTCCGTTGGGCCTTTATGTGCATGTGCCTTTCTGTTCGTCCACTTGTGATTTTTGCGCCTTTTACCAGACGGCGCCTACCGCCGATGGCATCAGCCGTTACATGCAAGGTATCGATGCCGAGGCGGACTTGGTTGAGTGGGGCGGTCGAAGGGTGGAAACGGTTTTTTGGGGTGGCGGCACGCCTGGGCTGCTCTCGCCAAAAGACATTCTAACGCTGGGTTGCATCGTGCGCTCTCGTTTGAATGGGGGGGCTGCCGAATGGACTGTGGAAATGGCGCCTGCATCGGTCACCCAGGCACGTTTAGCCGCACTCAAGGAGATCGGCGTGACGCGGATCTCGATGGGGGCGCAGTCCTTCCAGCCAGCGTTGCTTGACGGGCTGGGGCGCCAGCATACTCGAGAGCAAATTTTTCGTGCTTATGAGCGTATCCGCGAGGCGGATTTTGCCAGCGTTAACATTGATCTGATGTTTGCCCTGCCCGGCCAGGACGAGGCGGCGTGGCTCACCGACTTAGGCGAAGCCTTGGCCTTGGCGCCCGATCACCTCTCGACCTATTGCCTGACTTTTGAGGAGGACACCAAGCTTTGGGTTAAACTTTCCAAGGGCCAGGTGAAGCTGGACGTGGAGCATGAAGCCCGCCTTTACGAAACGACGTGGGAGCGCCTGGAGGCTGCCGGTTACGGGCAATACGAGGTGTCGAATTTCGCGCGTTCCGGCCACGCCTGCCTTCACAACTTGAATACGTGGCGCATGCATGAATGGGTCGGGCTCGGGCCTTCGGCCGCTTCGCAGCACGCGGGGGTTCGCGGCGGCAATGTGGCCGATCTGGCGAAATGGCATGCCCACCTTGCCCTCCGTGACCGGGTCACCGAGGATCGCGTCGCGTTGACCCCGAGCTTGCTCGCCGAAGATGCGCTGATCTTTGGCGTGCGCATGAACGCTGGGGTCAATTTGGCGGAGTTAAGCAGGCGGTTTCCTTCTGCTCCTTGGAGCGCGGTTGAGTTTCAGATCAATCGGCTGCAGGAGGCCGGTGTTGCTGAGGTAAATGGAGGGCATCTGCGCCTAACGCCACGGGGGCGTATCATTGCCGATGCAGTGGGTGCTGAAATCATGGATGCCTTCGCAGATACGGCGACAAAGTGA